The following proteins are encoded in a genomic region of Pseudomonas sp. Os17:
- the atuC gene encoding geranyl-CoA carboxylase subunit beta: MPVIQSQLDPHSPSFAENREAMLTGLQQVQQLQQDLLNKAAEAKARFDQRGQLLPRERLNLLLDPGAPFLELASLAGYKLHDDKDGSQAGGGLIAGIGYVCGVRMLVVANNSAIKGGTISPSGLKKSLRLQQIAMENKLPVVTLAESGGANLNYAAEIFVEGARSFANQARMSAMGLPQITVVHGSATAGGAYQPGLSDYVVVVRGKAKLFLAGPPLLKAATGEVATDEELGGAEMHAQVAGTAEYLAQNDADGIRIVREIVSLLPWNAQLPVQPARTWSEPLYPIDELLGLIPSDPKKPYDAREIVARLADGSQFLEFKGEFDAQTLCGHLQIQGRACGFIGNNGPITPQGASKAAQFIQLCDQSRTPLLFFHNTTGFMVGTESEQQGVIKHGAKMIQAVANARVPKLTIVVGGSYGAGNYAMCGRGLDPRFIFAWPNSRTAVMGGAQAGKVLRIVTEAKQAKNGQEADPKMLDMLEQVTAQKLDSQSTALYGSANLWDDGLIDPRATRTLLGYLLDICHEADARPLQPNSFGVARF, translated from the coding sequence ATGCCGGTGATCCAGTCCCAGCTCGATCCCCACAGCCCGTCGTTCGCCGAGAACCGCGAAGCGATGCTGACGGGCCTGCAACAGGTGCAGCAGTTGCAGCAGGACCTGCTGAACAAGGCGGCCGAGGCCAAGGCCAGGTTCGACCAGCGCGGCCAGTTGCTGCCCCGCGAGCGCCTCAACCTGCTGCTGGACCCGGGGGCGCCCTTTCTCGAACTGGCCAGCCTGGCCGGTTACAAGCTGCACGATGACAAGGACGGCAGCCAGGCCGGCGGCGGGCTGATCGCCGGTATCGGCTATGTGTGCGGGGTGCGCATGCTGGTGGTGGCCAACAACAGTGCGATCAAGGGCGGGACCATTTCCCCCAGTGGCCTGAAGAAGTCCCTGCGCCTGCAACAGATCGCCATGGAGAACAAGCTGCCGGTGGTGACCCTGGCGGAAAGCGGGGGCGCCAACCTCAACTACGCCGCGGAAATCTTCGTCGAAGGCGCGCGCAGTTTCGCCAATCAGGCACGGATGTCGGCCATGGGCCTGCCGCAGATCACCGTGGTCCACGGCTCGGCCACCGCCGGCGGCGCCTATCAGCCCGGGCTCTCGGATTACGTGGTGGTGGTGCGCGGCAAGGCCAAGCTGTTTCTCGCCGGGCCGCCGCTGCTCAAGGCCGCCACCGGTGAAGTGGCCACCGATGAAGAACTGGGGGGCGCCGAGATGCACGCCCAGGTCGCCGGCACCGCCGAGTACCTGGCGCAGAACGATGCCGATGGCATCCGCATCGTCCGCGAGATCGTCAGCCTGCTGCCGTGGAATGCCCAATTGCCGGTGCAGCCGGCGCGGACCTGGAGCGAGCCGCTGTACCCCATCGACGAATTGCTGGGGCTGATTCCCTCTGACCCGAAAAAGCCCTACGACGCCCGGGAAATCGTCGCCCGCCTGGCGGACGGCTCGCAGTTCCTGGAGTTCAAGGGCGAGTTCGATGCGCAGACCCTGTGCGGCCATTTGCAGATCCAGGGCCGGGCCTGCGGCTTTATCGGCAACAACGGCCCGATCACGCCCCAGGGCGCGAGCAAGGCCGCGCAGTTCATCCAGCTGTGCGACCAGAGCCGCACGCCGCTGCTGTTCTTCCACAACACCACCGGGTTCATGGTGGGCACCGAATCCGAACAGCAAGGGGTGATCAAGCACGGGGCGAAGATGATCCAGGCGGTGGCCAATGCCCGGGTGCCAAAACTGACCATCGTCGTCGGCGGCTCTTACGGCGCCGGCAACTACGCCATGTGCGGCCGCGGCCTGGACCCGCGCTTCATCTTCGCCTGGCCCAACAGCCGCACGGCGGTGATGGGCGGCGCCCAGGCCGGCAAGGTGTTGCGCATCGTCACCGAGGCCAAGCAGGCGAAGAACGGCCAGGAAGCCGACCCGAAGATGCTCGACATGCTGGAGCAGGTCACCGCGCAGAAGCTCGACAGCCAGTCCACCGCCTTGTATGGCAGCGCCAACCTGTGGGACGACGGGCTGATCGACCCGCGGGCTACCCGCACCCTGCTGGGCTACCTGCTGGATATCTGCCATGAGGCGGACGCCCGCCCCTTGCAGCCCAACAGTTTCGGCGTGGCACGGTTTTGA
- the atuD gene encoding citronellyl-CoA dehydrogenase — MIFTQEHEELRRTVRHFVDREINPHVEEWEKAGRFPIHEIFRKAGELGLLGISKPEKFGGMGLDYSYSIVAAEEFGTIHCGGIPMSIGVQTDMCTPALARFGSDELRDEFLRPAISGEQVGCIGVSEVGAGSDVAGLKTHARKDGDDYVINGSKMWITNSPSADFICLLANTSDDKPHVNKSLIMVPMNTPGISLSSHLDKLGMRSSETAQVFFDNVRVPQRNRIGHEGAGFMMQMLQFQEERLFGAANMIKGLEYCVDSTIEYCRERRTFGSPLIDNQVIHFRLAELSTEIECLRALVYQATEQYVRGQDVTRLASMAKLKAGRLGREVSDSCLQYWGGMGFMWDNPVARAYRDVRLVSIGGGADEIMLGIICKLMGILPGKKK, encoded by the coding sequence ATGATCTTCACCCAGGAACACGAAGAGCTGCGGCGCACGGTGCGCCATTTTGTCGACCGCGAGATCAATCCCCATGTCGAGGAATGGGAGAAGGCCGGGCGCTTTCCCATCCACGAAATTTTCCGCAAGGCCGGCGAGCTGGGGCTGCTGGGCATCTCCAAGCCGGAAAAATTCGGCGGCATGGGCCTGGACTACAGCTACTCCATCGTCGCCGCCGAGGAGTTCGGCACCATCCATTGCGGCGGCATTCCCATGTCCATTGGCGTGCAGACCGACATGTGCACCCCGGCCCTGGCGCGCTTCGGCTCCGATGAGCTGCGCGACGAATTCCTGCGCCCGGCCATCAGCGGCGAGCAGGTGGGTTGCATCGGCGTCTCCGAAGTCGGCGCCGGCTCCGATGTCGCCGGGCTCAAGACCCATGCGCGCAAGGACGGTGACGACTACGTGATCAACGGCAGCAAGATGTGGATCACCAACTCCCCCAGCGCCGATTTCATCTGTCTGCTGGCCAACACCTCGGACGACAAGCCCCACGTCAACAAGTCGCTGATCATGGTGCCGATGAACACCCCGGGCATCAGCCTCAGTTCGCACCTGGACAAGCTCGGCATGCGCAGCTCGGAAACCGCCCAGGTGTTCTTCGACAATGTGCGGGTGCCCCAGCGCAACCGCATCGGCCACGAAGGCGCGGGTTTCATGATGCAGATGCTGCAGTTCCAGGAGGAGCGGCTGTTCGGCGCGGCGAACATGATCAAGGGCCTGGAATACTGCGTCGACAGCACCATCGAATACTGCAGGGAGCGCCGCACCTTCGGCAGCCCGCTGATCGACAACCAGGTGATCCACTTCCGCCTGGCCGAACTGTCCACCGAGATCGAGTGCCTGCGGGCCCTGGTCTACCAGGCCACCGAGCAGTATGTGCGCGGCCAGGACGTGACCCGCCTGGCGTCCATGGCCAAGCTCAAGGCCGGGCGCCTGGGCCGCGAGGTCAGCGACAGCTGCCTGCAGTACTGGGGCGGCATGGGCTTCATGTGGGACAACCCGGTGGCCCGGGCCTATCGCGACGTGCGCCTGGTGTCGATCGGCGGTGGTGCCGACGAGATCATGCTGGGGATCATCTGCAAACTCATGGGCATCCTGCCGGGGAAAAAGAAATGA
- a CDS encoding enoyl-CoA hydratase/isomerase family protein has product MSPLPACQTLLLESRNGVLFIRLNRPESRNAMSLQMVAELRTVMAAVRDRRSVRALVLRGAGEHFCAGGDLKDMAGARAHGSSAYRDLNRAFGALLEEAQQLPQVLVCVLQGAVLGGGFGLACVSDIAITEQSAQFGMPETSLGLLPAQIAPFVVQRIGLTQARRLTLTAARFDGAEAQRLGLVHFVEPDAQALQARLEQQLAQVLRCAPGANAATKALLLASVEQPRGPLLDQAASDFANAVMGEEGVEGTLAFVQKRQPAWAG; this is encoded by the coding sequence ATGAGCCCGCTTCCTGCCTGCCAGACGCTGTTGCTGGAGTCGCGCAACGGCGTGCTGTTCATCCGCCTCAACCGCCCGGAAAGCCGCAACGCCATGAGCCTGCAGATGGTCGCCGAACTGCGCACGGTGATGGCCGCGGTCCGTGATCGGCGCAGCGTCCGCGCCCTGGTCCTGCGTGGCGCTGGCGAGCACTTCTGCGCCGGCGGCGACCTCAAGGACATGGCCGGCGCCCGAGCCCACGGCAGCAGCGCCTACCGGGACTTGAACCGGGCCTTCGGCGCCCTGCTGGAAGAGGCGCAACAGCTGCCCCAGGTACTGGTTTGCGTGCTGCAAGGCGCGGTGCTGGGAGGCGGCTTCGGCCTGGCCTGTGTCAGCGACATCGCCATCACCGAGCAATCGGCGCAGTTCGGCATGCCGGAAACCAGCCTGGGCCTGCTGCCGGCCCAGATTGCCCCGTTCGTGGTGCAGCGCATCGGCCTGACCCAGGCCCGGCGCCTGACCCTGACCGCCGCCCGCTTCGACGGTGCCGAGGCCCAGCGCCTGGGGCTGGTGCACTTTGTCGAGCCCGATGCCCAGGCCCTGCAGGCACGCCTTGAGCAGCAACTGGCCCAGGTGCTGCGCTGCGCTCCCGGGGCCAATGCGGCGACCAAGGCCCTGCTGCTGGCCAGTGTCGAGCAGCCCCGGGGCCCGTTGCTGGACCAGGCCGCCAGCGACTTCGCCAACGCAGTCATGGGCGAAGAAGGCGTCGAGGGCACCCTGGCCTTCGTGCAGAAACGCCAACCGGCCTGGGCCGGTTGA
- a CDS encoding acetyl/propionyl/methylcrotonyl-CoA carboxylase subunit alpha, producing MPLFNKILIANRGEIACRIQRTAQALGYRTVAVYSDADAEALHVHMADEALHIGPSPVQQSYLNSEAILDAARRSGADAIHPGYGFLSENHEFAAACAAAGITFIGPSAAAIELMGSKRRSKIAMLEAGVPCIQGYQGEDQADATLQREAQRIGYPLMIKASAGGGGRGMRLVQRHEDLLEQIRTARSEALHAFGSDELILEQALIEPRHVEMQVFGDHHGHLIYLGERDCSIQRRHQKVIEEAPCPVMTEELRRAMGEAALKAGRAVNYVGAGTVEFLLDAGGRFYFLEMNTRLQVEHPVTELVTGLDLVALQLQVAAGEPLPLSQEQVQLKGHAIEVRLYAEDPAQNFLPQTGQILRWEPAPGLRTDHGLQEGQWISPFYDPMLGKLIAHGATREEARRKLLRGVEDCVLLGLESNRRLLAGLLRHPLFASGRFSTAFIAEHFAQDPSLQPQVPGNEELAIAAALFYQHSASHHGAALRAWRNQAGVPLLYRLGLGEQQWSLQLSASATGRLQVRQAQVLHEVRICTADGRRASLEVNGIRRHYAYRLQDGELWLGSASASLRLQDLSHAPVQGQSDAHGGTVKAPMDGAIVDVQVTEGMRVSKGQLLLVLEAMKMEHPLKAGIDGVITRLQVNLGDQVKNRQILLEVQALGSAPEMEH from the coding sequence ATGCCCCTCTTCAACAAGATCCTGATCGCCAATCGCGGCGAAATCGCCTGCCGCATCCAGCGCACCGCCCAGGCCCTGGGCTATCGCACCGTGGCCGTGTACAGCGACGCCGATGCCGAGGCCCTGCACGTGCACATGGCCGACGAAGCCCTGCACATCGGCCCGTCCCCGGTGCAGCAGTCCTACCTCAACAGCGAGGCGATCCTCGACGCTGCCCGTCGCAGCGGCGCCGACGCCATCCACCCGGGCTATGGCTTCCTCTCGGAAAACCACGAATTCGCCGCCGCCTGCGCCGCCGCCGGCATCACCTTCATCGGCCCCAGTGCTGCCGCCATTGAGTTGATGGGCAGCAAGCGCCGCTCGAAAATCGCCATGCTCGAAGCCGGTGTGCCCTGTATCCAGGGCTATCAGGGCGAGGACCAGGCTGACGCGACCCTGCAGCGCGAGGCCCAGCGCATCGGTTACCCGCTGATGATCAAGGCCAGCGCTGGCGGTGGCGGGCGCGGCATGCGCCTGGTGCAGCGGCACGAGGATCTGCTGGAACAGATCCGCACTGCGCGCTCGGAAGCCCTGCACGCCTTCGGCAGCGACGAGCTGATTCTGGAACAGGCGCTGATCGAGCCCCGGCACGTGGAAATGCAAGTGTTCGGCGATCACCACGGTCATCTGATCTACCTGGGAGAGCGGGATTGCTCGATCCAGCGCCGCCATCAGAAAGTCATCGAGGAAGCCCCTTGCCCGGTGATGACCGAGGAACTGCGGCGGGCCATGGGCGAGGCGGCGCTCAAGGCCGGGCGCGCGGTGAACTATGTGGGGGCCGGCACCGTGGAGTTCCTGCTGGACGCAGGCGGCCGGTTCTATTTCCTGGAAATGAACACCCGCTTGCAGGTCGAGCATCCGGTGACCGAACTGGTGACCGGCCTGGATCTGGTGGCCCTGCAACTGCAAGTGGCCGCCGGCGAGCCGCTGCCCCTGAGCCAGGAGCAGGTGCAGCTCAAGGGGCACGCCATCGAAGTACGGCTGTACGCCGAGGACCCGGCGCAGAACTTCCTGCCGCAGACCGGCCAGATCCTGCGCTGGGAGCCGGCGCCGGGGCTGCGCACCGACCATGGTTTGCAGGAAGGCCAGTGGATCAGCCCGTTCTACGACCCGATGCTGGGCAAGCTGATCGCCCACGGCGCCACCCGCGAGGAAGCCCGGCGCAAGCTCTTGCGCGGAGTCGAAGACTGCGTGCTGCTGGGACTTGAGAGCAATCGCCGGCTGCTCGCCGGTCTGCTCCGGCATCCGCTGTTCGCCAGCGGCCGGTTCAGCACCGCCTTCATCGCCGAACACTTCGCGCAGGACCCGAGCCTGCAACCCCAGGTGCCCGGCAACGAGGAGCTGGCGATTGCCGCGGCACTGTTCTATCAGCACAGCGCCAGCCACCACGGCGCGGCCCTTCGCGCCTGGCGCAATCAGGCCGGTGTGCCGCTGCTCTATCGCCTGGGCCTGGGTGAGCAGCAGTGGTCGCTGCAACTGAGCGCCTCGGCAACCGGTCGGTTGCAGGTGCGGCAGGCGCAGGTGCTGCACGAGGTGAGAATCTGCACCGCCGATGGCCGCCGGGCCAGCCTGGAGGTCAATGGCATCCGGCGCCACTACGCCTACCGTCTGCAGGACGGCGAGCTGTGGCTGGGCAGCGCCAGCGCCAGCCTGCGCCTGCAGGACCTGAGCCATGCGCCGGTGCAGGGCCAGTCGGACGCCCACGGCGGCACCGTCAAGGCCCCCATGGACGGGGCCATCGTCGATGTGCAGGTCACCGAGGGCATGCGCGTCAGCAAGGGCCAACTGCTGCTGGTGCTGGAGGCGATGAAGATGGAACACCCGCTCAAGGCCGGAATCGATGGGGTGATCACCCGGCTTCAGGTCAACCTTGGGGATCAGGTGAAGAACCGGCAAATCCTTCTGGAGGTGCAAGCGCTCGGCAGCGCCCCGGAAATGGAGCACTAG
- a CDS encoding exonuclease domain-containing protein, whose translation MPHWLVIDLEATTDEGGWPVSEMEIIEIGATLVNRQGREQDHFQRFVRPLRRPRLTPFCRELTHITQANIDSAAPLSEVWNLFERWLGQHRPRLEGWASWGDYDRKQLQLEWHNQQLHSLLNEVPHMNLKQRFAKARRLERPLGLNAALQLAGMQFNGQQHRALEDARNTARLLPLILP comes from the coding sequence ATGCCCCACTGGCTGGTAATAGATCTGGAAGCCACGACGGATGAAGGGGGCTGGCCGGTGAGCGAGATGGAAATCATCGAAATCGGCGCCACCCTGGTCAACCGCCAAGGCCGGGAACAAGACCACTTCCAGCGTTTCGTCCGCCCCTTGCGACGCCCTCGGCTGACGCCGTTCTGTCGCGAACTGACCCATATCACCCAGGCCAACATCGACAGCGCCGCGCCGCTGAGCGAGGTCTGGAACCTGTTCGAGCGCTGGCTGGGCCAGCATCGGCCGCGCCTGGAGGGCTGGGCCAGCTGGGGCGACTACGACCGCAAGCAGTTGCAGCTGGAATGGCACAACCAGCAGTTGCACAGCCTGTTGAATGAAGTGCCGCATATGAACCTCAAGCAGCGCTTCGCCAAGGCCCGGCGCCTGGAGCGCCCTCTGGGCCTGAATGCGGCCCTGCAACTGGCCGGCATGCAGTTCAACGGCCAACAGCATCGGGCCCTGGAAGATGCGCGCAATACCGCGCGCCTGTTGCCCCTGATTCTTCCTTGA
- the ppnP gene encoding pyrimidine/purine nucleoside phosphorylase encodes MFKVNEYFDGTVKSIAFGTAEGPATIGVMAPGEYEFGTAQREIMHVVSGALTVRLPDSADWETFPAGSQFNVPANSKFQLKVAVDTAYLCEYRG; translated from the coding sequence ATGTTTAAAGTCAACGAGTACTTCGACGGCACCGTCAAGTCGATTGCCTTCGGCACGGCCGAAGGCCCAGCCACCATTGGCGTCATGGCCCCGGGCGAATACGAGTTCGGTACGGCACAACGGGAAATCATGCACGTGGTGTCCGGCGCGCTGACCGTGCGCCTGCCCGATAGTGCCGATTGGGAAACCTTCCCTGCCGGCAGCCAGTTCAACGTACCGGCCAACAGCAAGTTCCAGCTGAAAGTCGCGGTGGACACCGCTTATCTGTGCGAGTACCGCGGCTGA